Proteins encoded by one window of Enterococcus faecalis:
- the pgmB gene encoding beta-phosphoglucomutase gives MFKGVLFDLDGVITDTAEFHYHAWKKLGNEIGISIDRVFNEQLKGVSREDSLQLLLKYGKKEGTFSSEEFAQLAQRKNDYYLEMIQAITPEDVYPGIFSLLTELRAANIKIALASASKNGPFLLEKMQLTPLFDAIANPADVQAGKPAPDIFILAAKEIDLTPAECLGIEDAKAGIQAILASGAQPVGVGRKEELGEGLPIVPETSALTFDYLKKVWLDHEG, from the coding sequence ATGTTTAAAGGCGTTTTGTTTGATTTAGATGGTGTTATTACTGATACAGCAGAATTTCATTACCACGCTTGGAAAAAATTAGGGAACGAAATTGGAATTTCCATTGACCGTGTTTTCAACGAACAATTGAAAGGTGTAAGCCGTGAAGATTCTCTGCAGTTACTGTTAAAATACGGAAAAAAAGAAGGCACGTTTTCTTCTGAAGAATTTGCCCAGTTAGCGCAACGGAAAAACGATTATTACTTGGAAATGATCCAAGCGATTACGCCTGAAGATGTCTACCCAGGAATTTTTTCTTTATTAACGGAATTACGTGCGGCCAATATTAAAATCGCCTTGGCTTCTGCAAGTAAAAATGGGCCTTTTCTTTTAGAAAAAATGCAATTGACGCCCCTTTTTGATGCCATTGCTAATCCAGCAGACGTCCAGGCAGGTAAACCCGCTCCAGATATTTTCATTTTAGCTGCGAAAGAAATTGATTTGACACCAGCAGAATGTCTTGGCATTGAAGATGCCAAAGCTGGGATTCAAGCGATTCTTGCTAGCGGAGCGCAACCTGTTGGCGTTGGCCGCAAAGAAGAGTTAGGCGAAGGGTTGCCCATCGTGCCAGAGACGAGCGCTTTAACGTTTGATTACTTAAAAAAAGTGTGGCTTGATCATGAAGGATAA